From the Pedobacter cryoconitis genome, one window contains:
- a CDS encoding DUF4249 domain-containing protein has translation MMMYSNRNRKIKPAAGWLTGIAILSLFIACEKAIDLNLDNVKPVIVIDGGVNDLNEVQVVRISTTYSFTEANKFNGLAGAKVVLTGSDGTTVNYTEKTTGIYNSPKFKGKPGTTYKLTVNAQGKTYTATSTMPQKVILNLLTFKELTVANKTRKYVAVIYDDPPGVENWYHSIVRFKGKVEFDVATDDRFNDGNKVNDVIFYDLSKDMVPGDTVAVEFQCVDKAVHRYFFSLGQNLSETQPVSPANPPSNFDNNALGVFSAYTTSSRKALFR, from the coding sequence ATGATGATGTATTCAAATCGAAACAGAAAAATTAAGCCCGCAGCAGGATGGCTGACTGGAATAGCAATACTGAGTTTATTTATCGCTTGTGAGAAAGCAATTGACCTGAATCTGGATAATGTGAAGCCAGTTATTGTGATCGACGGCGGTGTAAATGACCTCAATGAAGTTCAGGTTGTCAGAATTTCTACCACCTATTCTTTTACCGAAGCAAATAAATTTAATGGGCTCGCAGGTGCGAAAGTCGTGTTAACCGGAAGTGATGGCACAACGGTTAATTATACGGAGAAAACTACTGGTATTTATAACAGTCCGAAATTCAAAGGAAAACCCGGGACTACTTATAAACTCACCGTAAATGCACAGGGGAAAACCTATACTGCTACTTCTACCATGCCGCAAAAAGTAATCTTAAACCTGCTGACTTTTAAAGAGCTTACCGTGGCTAACAAAACCAGGAAATACGTGGCTGTGATTTATGATGATCCGCCCGGAGTAGAGAATTGGTATCACTCCATTGTCCGCTTCAAAGGGAAAGTGGAGTTCGATGTCGCGACAGATGACCGTTTTAATGATGGCAATAAAGTTAACGACGTGATCTTTTATGATCTCAGCAAGGATATGGTCCCAGGTGATACCGTTGCCGTGGAATTTCAATGCGTTGATAAAGCTGTTCACAGGTACTTTTTTAGCCTGGGGCAGAACTTATCCGAAACCCAGCCTGTTTCACCCGCTAACCCACCCTCAAACTTTGATAACAATGCTTTAGGTGTATTTAGTGCTTATACCACGAGTTCGCGTAAGGCACTTTTCAGATAA
- a CDS encoding protease, with the protein MKTIIPLLSAAVMILSSCSHQTSTSSARKVKEDAVTNKAWKRPEGKKIYAALQMENSIKIGDSVKLKFTVYNPTDSVQQFCKWHTPFEPLMSKYLDVKEVNGEEANYQGAMAKRMMPPPASSYQKVNPGDSLSITIDLLKGYAVKKPGKYMIIYTGEGMSGLSVKDSVTFNYVKP; encoded by the coding sequence ATGAAAACAATTATCCCATTATTATCTGCCGCAGTGATGATACTTTCATCCTGTAGCCATCAAACCTCTACCTCTTCGGCCAGGAAGGTTAAAGAAGATGCTGTGACCAATAAGGCATGGAAAAGACCAGAAGGCAAAAAGATTTATGCTGCACTGCAAATGGAGAACAGTATTAAAATTGGTGATTCTGTAAAACTGAAGTTTACTGTTTACAACCCTACAGACAGTGTACAGCAGTTTTGTAAATGGCATACTCCATTTGAACCATTAATGAGCAAGTATCTTGACGTGAAAGAAGTCAATGGTGAAGAAGCAAATTACCAGGGTGCAATGGCTAAAAGAATGATGCCACCACCAGCAAGCAGTTATCAGAAAGTAAATCCTGGAGACAGTCTTTCTATCACAATTGACCTGCTGAAAGGCTATGCGGTTAAAAAACCAGGAAAATATATGATCATCTATACCGGAGAAGGAATGAGCGGCCTTTCGGTTAAAGACAGTGTGACTTTTAATTACGTTAAACCCTAA
- a CDS encoding glycosyl hydrolase family 18 protein, with product MKTKKHLRLMLMPALLLLCMVSCKKQEADSAIPDNQVSANNNVVNAVSAANFKVIGYVPSWAGEVNQIQYSKLTHINYAFILPTASGGFQPLENPAKLQSLVATAHANNVKVLVSVGGWNNGDDSAFEAFASSSAGRTTFTNNVVNLVNQYNLDGIDIDWEYPDAGNSGNNYTALMQQLSTAMHNKGKLLTAAVVSYNGPGVQNAVFAAVDFLNIMAYDEGGANHSTYALAVQSLNYWVGRGLPASKANLGLPFYGRSSNEYVDYKTILSRGGSPNSDSYAGIGYNGIPTIKSKTNLAFDQAGGVMIWELSQDATGANSLLSAINQVVVSKAGNPGGSIPIGSTVTLKGINGRYVSGEDGTTAMTCNRTAASPVETFTVVDAGGGKISLRSKGKYVSSENGTQAITCSRTTAGDWEKFDWITNADGTVSFRGNNGKYISSENGTQAMTCNRATISGWEAFGINK from the coding sequence ATGAAAACAAAAAAACATTTAAGATTAATGTTAATGCCTGCACTATTGCTATTATGTATGGTATCCTGTAAAAAGCAGGAAGCAGATTCTGCAATTCCTGACAATCAGGTGAGTGCAAACAACAATGTAGTTAATGCCGTTTCTGCGGCTAACTTTAAAGTAATTGGCTATGTGCCTTCCTGGGCCGGCGAAGTTAATCAAATTCAGTACAGTAAATTAACGCATATCAATTATGCTTTCATTCTTCCTACTGCTTCTGGTGGTTTCCAGCCGCTGGAAAACCCTGCTAAACTTCAAAGCCTGGTCGCTACTGCCCATGCTAACAATGTCAAAGTATTGGTGTCAGTTGGCGGATGGAACAACGGAGATGACAGCGCATTTGAAGCCTTCGCTTCCAGCTCAGCTGGCCGTACAACGTTCACTAACAATGTAGTCAATCTGGTAAATCAATATAATCTGGACGGTATTGATATTGACTGGGAATATCCTGATGCAGGAAATTCAGGCAATAACTACACAGCTTTAATGCAGCAGCTAAGTACAGCAATGCACAACAAGGGAAAATTATTGACCGCTGCTGTGGTTTCTTATAATGGACCTGGTGTTCAAAATGCAGTATTTGCTGCGGTAGATTTCCTGAATATCATGGCTTATGATGAAGGCGGAGCTAACCACTCTACTTACGCGCTTGCTGTTCAGTCTTTAAACTACTGGGTAGGCAGAGGGCTTCCTGCAAGCAAAGCTAATTTAGGGCTTCCATTTTATGGCCGTTCTTCCAATGAATATGTAGATTATAAAACGATCTTATCAAGAGGTGGAAGTCCAAATTCAGATTCTTATGCAGGAATCGGATACAATGGCATCCCTACAATCAAAAGCAAAACCAATCTTGCTTTTGATCAGGCTGGTGGTGTTATGATCTGGGAATTATCGCAGGATGCTACTGGCGCAAATTCATTGTTATCAGCAATCAATCAGGTGGTGGTTTCCAAAGCAGGTAATCCAGGTGGATCTATTCCAATCGGAAGCACAGTTACGTTAAAAGGAATCAATGGCCGTTATGTAAGTGGTGAAGACGGCACTACTGCAATGACTTGTAACCGCACTGCGGCATCACCTGTGGAAACTTTTACAGTAGTAGATGCAGGAGGTGGTAAAATCTCTTTAAGGAGCAAAGGCAAATATGTGTCGTCTGAAAATGGAACGCAGGCAATTACTTGCAGCCGCACTACTGCTGGTGACTGGGAAAAATTTGACTGGATAACCAATGCGGATGGAACAGTATCTTTCAGAGGAAATAATGGAAAATACATTTCAAGCGAAAACGGCACACAGGCGATGACTTGTAACCGTGCAACGATTTCGGGCTGGGAAGCTTTTGGTATCAATAAATAA
- a CDS encoding helix-turn-helix domain-containing protein, whose translation MAGKLSEEIKIDPSTVHQNFKELSIKLFCCRYWILEEWECDDLKVPFWRIYHNSIGGSTIRFKNSTVPLNDENILIIPPNTSFSSQLKRNFNFSDESIIGRKFIQTDNLASLKSNGRVDHFFTHFSLGYPLDFVANTIYVITPDDTIGHLLKEIKKACMTDQITSMKESLRAKQLIEACLFNLPDEIWDSGNIDHRILKSIQFVEGNFRRKITNEQLADMANMAVNSFARLFKMSTRITTQQYILKLRVEASCHLMHHSNKSLDEISYECGFSDRHHFSKIFKKTMKVNPSDYKKQLKMVNGISE comes from the coding sequence ATGGCAGGGAAGTTAAGTGAGGAAATTAAAATAGATCCCTCTACAGTACATCAGAATTTTAAAGAGCTAAGTATTAAATTGTTTTGCTGCCGGTACTGGATCCTGGAAGAGTGGGAATGTGATGATCTTAAAGTTCCTTTCTGGCGAATTTATCACAATTCCATCGGTGGCTCAACGATCAGGTTTAAGAACAGCACGGTTCCATTGAATGACGAAAATATACTGATCATCCCTCCCAACACTTCATTTTCATCACAATTAAAAAGAAATTTCAATTTTTCGGATGAGTCCATCATCGGCAGAAAATTCATACAAACGGATAACCTCGCCTCGCTAAAGTCAAATGGACGAGTAGACCATTTTTTCACCCACTTTTCTTTGGGTTATCCTTTGGATTTTGTAGCTAATACCATTTATGTAATTACACCAGACGATACAATTGGCCATTTGTTAAAAGAAATCAAAAAAGCATGCATGACCGACCAGATTACCAGCATGAAAGAATCATTGCGGGCTAAACAATTAATCGAGGCTTGTTTGTTTAATTTACCAGACGAGATATGGGATTCCGGAAATATTGACCACCGGATTTTAAAGTCCATTCAGTTCGTGGAGGGGAATTTCAGACGTAAAATAACGAATGAACAATTGGCCGATATGGCAAATATGGCCGTTAATTCCTTTGCAAGATTGTTTAAAATGAGCACCAGGATAACTACGCAACAGTATATCCTTAAATTAAGAGTAGAAGCGAGTTGCCATTTGATGCACCATAGCAATAAGTCACTGGATGAGATCTCTTATGAATGCGGCTTTTCTGACCGGCACCATTTTTCCAAGATCTTCAAAAAAACCATGAAGGTGAACCCTTCTGATTATAAGAAGCAGTTAAAAATGGTTAACGGGATCAGTGAATAA
- a CDS encoding AraC family transcriptional regulator, which translates to MKPQLLKISKSPAQSFTVRHDLKPGMNNKFHYHPEAELIYFIKGKGTQFIGDSISEFKPGDLVLVGANLPHYWRFDEDFTTIDPENYADFKVVHFSEKFLGEYFLNMPENKLIKDILDKAKRGIRVEGRNKKNVTQLLDYMLETEGTDRIIYMIQALQEIAKCEQSEFLSSIGYLPLKEEMNNDRIQDIYDYTFANFRNRIELKEIADVARISPNSFCRYFKSFTQKTYSQFLTEIKVGQACKLLIDNRLNIKQICYESGFNNFTSFHKCFKGITGKSPLSYQREFMAS; encoded by the coding sequence ATGAAACCACAACTGCTGAAAATTTCGAAAAGTCCTGCACAGTCATTTACAGTGCGTCATGACCTGAAGCCCGGAATGAACAATAAATTTCACTATCATCCCGAGGCCGAACTTATCTATTTTATCAAGGGAAAGGGGACACAGTTTATAGGAGACAGCATCAGTGAATTTAAACCTGGTGATTTGGTACTTGTTGGTGCAAACCTGCCACATTACTGGCGTTTTGATGAAGATTTTACCACTATAGACCCGGAAAATTACGCTGACTTTAAAGTGGTTCATTTCTCTGAGAAATTTTTGGGGGAGTACTTTTTAAATATGCCGGAAAATAAACTGATCAAAGATATTCTGGATAAAGCTAAACGCGGAATCCGGGTAGAAGGACGTAACAAAAAGAACGTGACCCAACTGCTGGATTATATGCTGGAAACAGAAGGGACGGACAGGATCATTTATATGATTCAGGCTTTGCAGGAAATTGCTAAATGTGAGCAATCAGAATTCCTGTCTTCTATTGGCTATTTACCGTTGAAAGAAGAAATGAATAATGACCGTATTCAGGATATCTATGATTATACATTTGCTAATTTCAGGAATAGAATTGAACTGAAAGAAATCGCAGATGTGGCAAGGATCAGCCCTAATTCTTTTTGCAGATATTTTAAATCCTTTACCCAAAAAACATACTCACAATTCCTGACAGAAATTAAAGTAGGGCAGGCCTGTAAACTGTTAATTGATAATAGATTAAATATCAAACAGATCTGTTATGAGAGTGGATTTAATAACTTCACCAGCTTTCATAAATGTTTTAAAGGCATTACCGGAAAAAGTCCATTAAGCTATCAAAGAGAATTTATGGCCTCCTAA
- a CDS encoding VOC family protein, producing the protein MKKVTGLGGIFFKCDNPQSMNEWYARNLGLATSEYGTTFEWRQADHPSKKGSTTWSTFPKDTPYFNPSAKPFMINYRVENIVALVDELKKENVTIVDEITEYEYGKFVHILDPERNIIELWEPKEEDDQGHSATEVP; encoded by the coding sequence ATGAAAAAAGTAACAGGTTTGGGTGGTATATTTTTTAAATGCGATAATCCGCAAAGTATGAACGAGTGGTATGCCAGAAACCTTGGGTTAGCTACCAGTGAATACGGAACAACTTTTGAATGGCGACAGGCTGACCACCCGTCGAAAAAAGGATCCACAACCTGGAGCACATTCCCGAAGGATACTCCATATTTTAACCCTTCAGCCAAGCCCTTTATGATTAATTACCGGGTCGAAAATATTGTTGCACTGGTTGATGAATTAAAAAAAGAGAACGTGACCATTGTCGATGAGATTACGGAATATGAGTATGGCAAATTTGTCCATATACTCGATCCGGAGAGAAATATTATTGAACTTTGGGAGCCAAAAGAAGAGGATGATCAGGGTCATTCTGCTACCGAAGTACCATAA
- a CDS encoding DUF1080 domain-containing protein: MYQKFLVLSLGSLLTFAAADPIYAADHSTAIHLKNAVTAKDLIGRWDITMDENGKAVPSWLEVKLSGNSTLTGYFVGVSGSARPIAKVNFKDGKFSFTIPPQWEKGDQDFVIEGELTGDEIQGTLVTSEGKKHNWKGVKAPYLYRTTPVVWAKPIALFNGKDLTGWKALGENQWIVKNGVLTSPHSGANLISDQKFTDFKLHVEFKYQKGSNSGVYLRGRYEVQIEDSPKDAHPSSVLFSGVYGFLPPNQIAALGPDQWQTYDITLIGRMVTVVANGKTVISNQEIPGITGGALDSKEGEAGPIYFQGDHGPIEFRKIIITPVK, encoded by the coding sequence ATGTATCAGAAATTTCTTGTTTTAAGCTTAGGCAGTCTGCTAACATTCGCAGCAGCGGATCCAATATATGCAGCAGACCATTCCACGGCAATTCACCTAAAAAACGCAGTGACAGCAAAGGACCTGATCGGGCGCTGGGACATCACTATGGATGAAAATGGCAAAGCTGTTCCGTCCTGGTTAGAAGTTAAACTTTCAGGTAACAGTACACTGACCGGCTATTTTGTTGGTGTGTCAGGAAGTGCCCGTCCAATCGCTAAAGTGAATTTTAAAGATGGAAAATTCAGCTTTACCATTCCACCACAATGGGAAAAAGGAGACCAGGATTTTGTGATAGAAGGTGAGTTGACAGGAGATGAAATTCAGGGGACTTTAGTGACCAGTGAGGGTAAAAAACATAACTGGAAAGGTGTAAAAGCCCCTTACCTGTACAGAACTACTCCGGTAGTCTGGGCTAAGCCAATCGCTTTATTTAATGGAAAAGATCTAACTGGCTGGAAAGCTTTGGGTGAAAACCAGTGGATCGTTAAAAATGGTGTTTTAACCAGTCCGCATTCCGGTGCTAATTTAATATCAGACCAGAAATTTACAGACTTCAAATTACACGTAGAATTTAAATATCAGAAAGGAAGTAACAGCGGAGTTTATTTAAGAGGCCGCTACGAAGTGCAAATTGAAGACAGTCCTAAAGATGCACATCCTTCAAGTGTATTGTTTAGTGGGGTTTACGGCTTCCTGCCACCCAATCAGATTGCTGCGCTGGGGCCAGACCAATGGCAAACTTATGATATCACCCTGATTGGACGTATGGTTACTGTGGTGGCAAACGGAAAAACAGTGATCAGCAACCAGGAGATCCCGGGAATTACAGGTGGTGCACTGGATAGTAAAGAAGGCGAAGCCGGGCCCATTTATTTTCAGGGAGATCACGGGCCTATTGAATTCAGAAAAATTATAATTACCCCGGTCAAATAA
- a CDS encoding SRPBCC family protein, producing the protein METANNTPVTVETTVNLPVAKVWESWSNPEHITKWNNASPDWHSPYADNDLRKGGKFKTTMAAKDGSVSFDFEGVYTDVKAHELIEYTMGDGRKVKIIFSSEGDQTKVTETFDPENTHPVEMQRGGWQAILDNFKAYTEKNF; encoded by the coding sequence ATGGAAACTGCAAATAACACCCCTGTCACCGTAGAAACCACAGTTAATTTACCCGTAGCTAAAGTATGGGAATCATGGAGTAATCCTGAACACATTACTAAATGGAACAACGCCTCGCCCGACTGGCATTCCCCTTATGCAGACAATGACCTGCGTAAAGGTGGTAAGTTCAAAACTACTATGGCCGCTAAGGATGGCAGCGTAAGTTTTGATTTTGAGGGTGTATATACTGATGTAAAAGCGCATGAGCTTATTGAATATACCATGGGAGACGGAAGAAAAGTAAAGATAATCTTCAGCAGCGAAGGTGATCAGACTAAAGTTACCGAAACCTTTGACCCTGAAAATACGCATCCGGTTGAGATGCAGCGTGGCGGTTGGCAAGCCATTCTGGATAACTTTAAAGCTTATACAGAAAAGAATTTTTAA
- a CDS encoding fibronectin type III-like domain-contianing protein: MKNTGDRIGDQVVQLYLKDVESSVTTYESVLRGFERVSIRPGETKTVQFVLHPDDLALLDKEMKWTVEPGKFQVMIGNSSEDIKLKKEFTVTGPGQHSH; encoded by the coding sequence GTGAAAAATACAGGAGATCGCATAGGGGATCAGGTTGTTCAATTGTATTTGAAGGATGTTGAAAGCAGTGTAACCACCTATGAATCTGTTTTAAGAGGATTTGAACGCGTGTCAATCAGGCCCGGAGAAACTAAAACTGTTCAGTTTGTATTGCATCCTGATGATTTGGCACTGCTGGATAAGGAAATGAAATGGACAGTAGAGCCCGGTAAGTTTCAGGTCATGATTGGGAACTCATCAGAAGATATCAAGCTGAAAAAAGAATTTACAGTAACCGGACCTGGCCAGCATTCGCATTAA
- a CDS encoding alpha-L-fucosidase: MKKSCSILFILLACSQLIAAQPSQHPNQTSQDSKDERMKWWREARFGMFIHWGVYAQWAGVYHGHEQGRGGAEWIMNRSKIPVAEYQAKAREFNPQSYDPDSWVKMAKDAGMKYIVITAKHHDGFALFKSEASSWNIADATPYGKDLLKPLAAACKKYGIKLGFYYSQAQDWNNPGGSAARKLMREGWANPDSTKIDAYTLAHNGHWDPAQETATFDQYIDKVAVPQVKELLTNYGDIAVLWWDTPTNMTDQAASKLQGLLKLQPNIITNDRLKRPNFPGDTKTPEQKIPGSKELDGKDWETCMTMNGTWGYRTKDTNWKSTAVLIKNLVDIASKGGNYLLNVGPKPDGTFPQESIQRLDEIGKWMKVNGEAIYATHANPLEEVNWGRITAKEHGAETILYLTVLNWPATGKIEVTGLNNKIKSAVLIADGRPLKFKGNVIMLPALPPDSIASVIKVKIEGKIGHKNLKGGNMKSGALD, encoded by the coding sequence ATGAAAAAGAGCTGTTCTATATTATTTATTCTGCTTGCCTGTAGTCAGCTTATCGCTGCTCAGCCTTCGCAGCATCCCAATCAGACTTCACAGGATTCCAAAGATGAACGAATGAAATGGTGGCGTGAAGCCCGTTTCGGTATGTTTATCCACTGGGGCGTTTATGCGCAATGGGCAGGAGTTTATCACGGCCACGAACAAGGCAGGGGTGGTGCAGAATGGATTATGAACCGGTCTAAAATTCCTGTAGCTGAATATCAGGCGAAAGCAAGAGAATTTAATCCCCAAAGTTATGATCCCGATTCCTGGGTGAAAATGGCTAAAGATGCAGGGATGAAGTATATCGTCATTACTGCCAAACACCATGACGGATTTGCGCTTTTCAAATCTGAAGCCAGTTCATGGAACATTGCAGATGCCACCCCTTATGGCAAGGATTTATTAAAACCACTGGCAGCTGCCTGTAAGAAATACGGCATAAAACTCGGCTTTTACTATTCCCAGGCACAAGACTGGAATAATCCGGGCGGTTCAGCCGCAAGAAAGCTGATGAGAGAAGGTTGGGCAAATCCGGATTCTACAAAAATTGACGCCTATACCTTAGCCCATAACGGACATTGGGATCCCGCACAGGAGACAGCTACCTTTGATCAGTACATTGATAAAGTTGCTGTACCACAGGTGAAAGAACTCTTGACCAATTACGGTGATATTGCGGTTTTATGGTGGGATACGCCGACTAATATGACAGATCAGGCTGCTTCAAAACTACAGGGACTTTTAAAACTGCAACCAAATATTATTACCAATGACCGCTTGAAAAGACCCAACTTTCCGGGGGATACTAAAACACCAGAACAAAAAATACCAGGCAGCAAAGAACTGGACGGTAAAGACTGGGAAACCTGTATGACGATGAATGGGACCTGGGGATACCGGACAAAAGATACCAACTGGAAAAGTACAGCGGTATTGATTAAAAATCTGGTAGATATAGCCTCTAAAGGTGGAAATTACTTATTGAATGTAGGGCCAAAACCAGATGGGACTTTTCCTCAGGAAAGTATTCAGCGCCTGGATGAAATCGGAAAATGGATGAAAGTTAACGGAGAAGCTATTTATGCCACCCATGCAAATCCATTGGAAGAGGTAAACTGGGGAAGAATCACAGCAAAAGAACACGGAGCCGAAACTATTTTATATCTTACTGTATTGAACTGGCCGGCGACTGGTAAAATAGAGGTTACAGGGTTGAATAACAAAATAAAATCAGCAGTTTTAATAGCAGATGGCCGTCCGCTGAAATTTAAGGGCAATGTAATTATGCTTCCTGCGCTGCCACCGGATTCCATTGCATCAGTCATTAAAGTTAAAATTGAAGGAAAAATCGGGCATAAAAACCTCAAAGGAGGAAATATGAAATCCGGTGCACTAGACTAA
- a CDS encoding alpha-L-fucosidase: MKRFLLKLTVLCAILLPTVSAIAQTGGDEDKDMFNKAQARDQKAIDEAVNGWWKNSMVTHDQRIQWWREAKFGMFVHWGVYSLAAGEWKGKQVEGYSEHLMRKEKISRADYLKLAKDFNPVSFNAAQWITTAKNAGMNYFIITAKHHDGFAMYPSAVSDFNLTDQTPFKKDPLAELAAAAKKQGMKFGFYYSHAFDWEDPDAPGNDWEYKNPGGDQLIGGANWYDRHPDWLPKAVKYVDEKAIPQILELIKKYHPDILWFDTPHKLPFSENLRILEAIRKADPDVVVNGRLARNGNTNFGDYQNTGDRPAEFAPVSGDWEAIPTTNESYGYAKHDNSHKSVEFFVQLLAKAVSRGGNLLLNIGPKGDGTFDSKDQAILDGISTWTKQNGESIYQASKTRLPLQSWGVTTMGKDKIYLHVFNWPANRRLSLGGLSGTTGTPYFLQDAAKSAIPIKQSGAEIVFTLPAQMPDTLNTVIVLPVKRMPRIDSVRLVASAGVMTRLLAFDADYKDPDFKYGDGKANKYDINNWKSAHQKIGWKFRTTATATYKLMIKYIAGGDIGGRYTLTLADKVFTKTTSLVSRDPITEQIGVIQLNSGIHNLLLTPLKIPKTELMKLLEIQLIPID, translated from the coding sequence ATGAAGCGTTTTTTATTAAAACTGACTGTTTTATGTGCGATTCTCTTGCCCACTGTCAGTGCAATTGCACAAACGGGCGGGGATGAAGATAAAGACATGTTCAATAAAGCGCAAGCAAGAGATCAAAAAGCAATTGATGAGGCTGTCAATGGATGGTGGAAAAACTCGATGGTTACGCATGATCAGCGGATTCAATGGTGGCGTGAAGCAAAATTCGGCATGTTTGTCCATTGGGGCGTGTATTCGCTGGCCGCAGGAGAATGGAAAGGAAAACAAGTTGAAGGTTATTCTGAGCACTTAATGCGGAAAGAGAAAATTTCCAGAGCCGATTACCTGAAACTGGCTAAAGATTTTAATCCGGTCTCCTTTAATGCTGCCCAGTGGATCACAACTGCTAAAAATGCGGGTATGAACTACTTTATTATCACGGCCAAACACCATGATGGTTTTGCGATGTATCCGTCAGCGGTGTCTGATTTTAACCTGACCGATCAAACCCCTTTCAAAAAAGATCCACTGGCTGAACTTGCGGCTGCGGCAAAAAAGCAAGGTATGAAGTTTGGTTTCTATTATTCCCATGCCTTTGACTGGGAAGATCCAGATGCGCCTGGTAATGACTGGGAATATAAAAATCCGGGTGGTGATCAATTGATAGGAGGAGCAAACTGGTACGATCGGCATCCCGACTGGCTGCCCAAAGCTGTGAAATATGTAGATGAAAAAGCTATCCCTCAAATTCTGGAACTGATCAAAAAATATCATCCTGATATCTTATGGTTTGATACCCCGCATAAACTACCCTTTTCAGAAAACCTGCGTATCCTGGAAGCGATCAGAAAAGCAGATCCAGATGTCGTTGTCAATGGCAGGCTGGCCAGAAACGGCAATACAAATTTCGGAGACTATCAGAACACAGGAGACAGGCCCGCTGAATTTGCGCCTGTTTCGGGTGATTGGGAAGCTATTCCTACCACTAACGAATCTTACGGTTATGCTAAACACGATAATAGCCATAAATCTGTTGAATTTTTTGTGCAGCTGCTTGCCAAAGCAGTTTCCCGCGGAGGTAATCTGTTATTGAATATCGGCCCGAAAGGCGATGGTACTTTTGATTCAAAAGATCAGGCGATTCTGGATGGCATTTCCACGTGGACAAAGCAAAACGGAGAAAGTATTTACCAGGCTTCTAAAACCAGATTGCCACTGCAAAGCTGGGGCGTAACTACGATGGGTAAAGACAAAATCTATCTGCATGTTTTCAACTGGCCAGCCAATCGCCGTTTATCTTTAGGAGGTTTAAGCGGGACGACAGGAACTCCTTACTTCCTTCAGGATGCTGCGAAATCCGCAATCCCCATTAAACAAAGTGGTGCTGAAATTGTCTTTACCCTGCCAGCGCAAATGCCCGATACGCTAAACACAGTTATCGTTTTACCTGTTAAAAGAATGCCCCGGATTGATTCAGTAAGACTGGTTGCCTCAGCGGGTGTCATGACAAGGCTGCTTGCATTTGACGCCGATTACAAAGATCCGGACTTTAAATATGGAGATGGTAAAGCTAATAAATATGATATCAATAACTGGAAGTCAGCTCATCAAAAGATAGGCTGGAAATTCCGTACCACAGCTACTGCTACCTATAAACTCATGATCAAATATATAGCCGGTGGGGATATCGGGGGGCGTTATACTTTAACGCTCGCAGACAAAGTGTTCACCAAAACCACTTCTTTGGTATCCAGGGATCCTATTACAGAACAAATAGGGGTAATCCAGCTTAATTCAGGAATACATAATCTTCTGCTCACCCCTTTAAAAATTCCCAAAACCGAACTGATGAAACTGCTGGAAATTCAGCTGATACCAATTGATTAA